The window GAGCACACCAGAGGCCTGGCGTTGCCAGCCGCGATAACGCGAGCCTTTGTATTCAACGCCCAGCGCGATCCGGAAAAAGCCGTCGGCCGCCATTTCGGCGGCCGGGTTATCTATATTTGCCAAGGAGTAACAGCCTGCTGATGTGCGCAAAGGCGGGCATTATAAGGCCGCCGCACCGGGACGCCAGTGCAACAGTCGATACGGTGCTGAATGTGACGCCGCCATCGCGAGCAGGCTCGCTCCCACAAGGATCGTGGCGCCGCACTATTTGTGTCTGGCACCAATCCCTGTGGGAGCGAGCCTGCTCGCGATGGCGGCCTGACAGACGCCGTCGGATCACCGCTGAAACAAAAACGGCAGCCTCACTGGGCTGCCGTTCTGTTACTGCCTACCGATCTCTCAAGCCAGATGCGAAAGCATCTCCTTGGCTTCACTCTTCTGGCCAGCATTCCCCTCGGCCACCACCTCATTCAGGATGTCTCGGGCGCCGTCGTTATCACCCATGTCGATGTAGGCCTGGGCCAGATCGAGTTTGGTGGCGACTTCATCGGTGCCGGAGAGGAAGTCGAAGTCCGGCTCGTCCGCCGCAGAAGCCATAGCGTCTTCTGCAGTAAAGGTCGGCTCACTCATGCTCTGGGACAAACGATCCAGCTCGGCGTTGACGTCATCCAGTTCAGCGGCAAAGGCGTCCTTGACCTCAGGCTCGGCCGGGGCGGCATCCATTTCATCAGCCAGCGACAGGTCGAAATCGGCCGGCAGCTCCAGATCGTCCTGAGGCAATTCAGGTTTTACAGGCTCCGCAGGCAGGTCCTTCACGCCTTCGTCCAGATCCAGCAGGAAGTCATCTTCAGCGAGGATGGCCGGCGATGTATCACCGCCCAAATCCATGTCCAGATCGAAGTCCGACAAGTCGTCGAGGTTTTCCTTGATTTCGGTCTGTTCCTTCAATACCGATTCAAAGCTCAGGTCATCGTCCAGCGGAAACTCGTCAAGGTCAGCCGCAGCTTCCGGCTCTGGCGTGACCACTGCTGGTGACGCGGCTTCCAGGTCATCCAGGCTCAGGTCGAAGGCACTGTCCAGGTCATCGGCCGGTGCTTGCGGCTCGTCCAGCAGCAGGTCCTTGACGTACTGCGCGTCCAGCTCGGCAGCGATGGCGGCGGCAGCAAGACCACCGGCAGCCGCGATAGCCATTGCCGGGAAGCGGCTTTTAAGCTGCTCGACCTGGGCGAAGTTGTCACCGTTGGCGACCAACTGGCGCTCCTGAGCCACAAATGCATCGCGATCGCCCTGCTGACCGTAGACTTCCATCAGCTTCAGGCGCAGGTCGCTGCGTTGTGGTTCTTGCTTGATGCCGTCCTCGAGCAACGCGGCTGCCTGGTTCAAACGACCGGCGGCAATGTGCGACTGGGCCTTGGTCAGCACGTCGTCATCGCGCTCGGCTGCTGGCGATACCAGTGGCGCGGCGATCGGCGTGGTCATTACGTCTGGGACTGGCGCTGGCGCTGGCGCTGGGGTTGGAGCTGGCGCAGGTGGTGGCGTTGGTATCGGCGCGGGAGCGAGCGTCACACTCGGCGGCGGAACCTCCAGGCCTTCAAAGCTGCTTTCCGGCAGTTCCTGTTCGACAGAGAATTCCTTCTCTTCTTCCAGGGCCCGCGCCATGCGCAGGTGTTTCTCGGCTTCTTGCTGGGCTTTGCGGCGACGTGCCAGCAACAGCAGCAACAGCAACAGAACCACTGCACCGCCGCCCACCAGACCCAGCAGGACCGGATTGGTCAGCAGCTCGTTGAATTTCTGGTCATCGGAGGCCTCTGGCGTCGGCTCGACTGCCGACTCGGCAGGCACTGGCGCCGGAGCAGCTTCAGGTGCCGCCGCCTCTGGAGCAGGTGCAGCCGGAGCAGGAGCCACTTCCGTCGGCGCTGCCGCAGGATCAGCGGCCAACTCGGCAGACATCGCTGGAGCGGTCGCCGCTGCAGCCGGCGCATCAGCAGCGCCTTCAGCCTGCAACTTGGCCAGTTGATTGTTCTTCAGTTCGATCAGGCGTTGCAGCTTGTCCAGCTGACTTTGCAGATCGGCCATGCGGCTTTTCAGTTCGGCGTTGTCACGACGGGTCGTGTCGAGGCTTTCCTGGGTCACCGCCAGTTTGTTGCCCAAGGCCTTGGCATCGCCTGCCGGACCTTTGCCACGGCCTTTGCCAGTTTCGGCAGAGACCAGGCTCAGGTTGTCTTTCGCCGCTTGCGACGGAGCAGCATCAGCGCGGCCACGCTTGGTGGCATCGAGTTGCTGCTGCCCGGTGCCGGGCTTCGCGACATAACGACGCCCCTGGCGCCATGCGGTGTTCTGTGCAGCGACTTCAGCGATTGCCTTGGATTGCGGCAGGCTGGTGCTTTGCGCCTGATCGGGCATGCGCAGCACCTGGCCGATTTTCAACCGGTTGATGTTGCCGTCGATGAAGGCATCCGGGTTCAGCGCCTGGATGGCCAACATGGTTTGCTGGACCGACCCGCCATTACGCGCCTTCGCGGCGATCTCCCAGAGGGTATCGCGCGCCGTGGTGGTGTATTGGGTCGGCTGGGTTGCACCGGTCACCGGCGCAGTGACTGCTTGGGTCGGCGCAGGCTGCGCAGCCGCTTCAGCGGTCTGCGGGGAGAATTTCGACGGGTCGAGCAACACGCTGTAATCGCGCAGCAGACGACCGTTGGGCCACATCACCTGAACCAGGAATTTCACCATCGGCTCGGACAGGGGCTTGCTGGACGTTACACGCAGGATGCTTTTACCGCTGGCGTTGAGCACGGGGGTGAACGTCAGGTCGTTGAGAAACACCTGGCGATCGACACCGGCCTTGGCGAAATCTTCCGGCGAAGCGAGGCTCGGCACCACTTCCGCGGCGGTGAGTTCCTTGACGTCGAGCAGCTCGATTTCCGCCACCAGAGGTTGGTTCAGCGTCGACTTCAGGGTCAATTCCCCGAGCCCGAGGGCATGCGCCATACCGGAGGACAGCGCCGAGGCGGCCGCTATTGCTAACACCAGTTTGCGAACTTGAACCATAGCCTCATCCTTTGTTTGAACATTCCTCGGCCAGCGAGAAGGTGTTGATAGCCGCTGCCGTAAGGCATTGCGCGCGACGACGAAGGGTCGTCACGCGCGATCGTTTCATTAATGCCCCGGAAAGCCCCACAGGGTGGCTCGCCATCAGCGATCCGGCCAAGCATAGCGCTCGGCAGGACTCATTCGAAAAATTGTTGCCAAGTATCTTTTACAGCAGGTCTTTTATCAACAATTCAGCCACCTGCACAGCATTGAGCGCGGCGCCCTTGCGTACGTTATCTGACGTCAGCCACAAATTAAGTTCCGACGGGTCGTCGATTCCCGCGCGAACCCGACCGACGTAGACCACATCCTGCCCTACCGCATCGCCCACCGCTGTCGGGTAATCGCCGGCTTCCACCAGTTCGATACCCGGCGCGTCTTCCAGCGCCGCGTTGACTTTCGCCAGGTCCACAGCGCTCGCTGACTGCAAGGTCACGCTAAAGCTATCGCCAAAAAACACCGGGGCTTGAATGCAAGTGACGGAAATCTTTAATAAAGGCAGCGCCATGACCTGACGCAACTCACGCACCAGGCGTTTTTCCAGCAACGTATGGCCTTGCTCATCCGGCTTGCCGACCTGGGCCAACAGGTTAAAAGCCATTTGCCGATCGAAAAAAGTGGGCTCCAGCGGACGCACGTTGAGCAGCTCGGCGGTTTGCCGGGCCAGCTCGGTCACGGCTTCGCGGCCCTGGGCGGAGACGGCCAGGCTGGCGGTCAGATTGATGCGTTGCAGGTCAAGCAAACCGAGCAACGGCGCCAGCACCACGGCCAGCGTGGTGGCCGACGGGCTTGGGCTGCTGACCTGGAACGGTTTTTTCAAACCGGCGAGTACTTGGGCGTTGGCTTCCGGCACGATTTGCGGCGCCTCATCCGCCGGCAGCGCGCCGGACAGGTCGATCAGCGAGCAACCGGCTGCACGGGCGCGCGAGGCGAAACTCAGGGTGACCGCCGGGCCGGCGGCGAAGAATACGAGCTGGACTTTACTGAAATCGAACTCATCGACTTCGCGCACCCGCACGTTCTTGCCGCGAAACGGCACCGAATGCCCGGCGGATTCGCTGCTGGCCAACAGGTGCAGGTTGCCGACCGGGAAGTCGCGTTCTTCGAGAATCTGCACGAGCGTTTCGCCGACAGTACCGGTGGCGCCGATCACGGCAATATCAAAGGACTGGCTCATGGTTCTACCTCTGGCGAAACGGGGGGAGCGGCACTTTACCGGGTGGTGGGCATGCAGGCAATTCGGTCAAGGATTTGCGGTGGCTGTTCTGGCCTCTTCGCGGGCAAGCCCGCTCCCACAGTGGTTGGTGTCATACACAAGATTTGTGTACACCACTGAAACCTGTGGGAGCGGGCTTGCCCGCGAAGAGGCCAGAACAGGCAACAGATCAACATCAGCCTGCCGGGAATAAAAAAACCCGCACCTCTTTCAAGGCGCGGGCTCTTTGTTTACGTCAGTCGATCAACGCTCAAGCAGGATCCGCAGCATGCGACGCAGCGGTTCGGCCGCGCCCCACAGCAGTTGGTCGCCGACGGTGAACGCACCGACGTACTGCGTGCCCATGTTCAGCTTGCGCAGACGGCCAACCGGTACGTTCAGGGTGCCGGTGACTTTCGTCGGGCTCAGTTCCTGGATGCTGGCTTCGCGGTTGTTCGGCACCAGTTTGACCCAAGGGTTGTGCTGGCTGATCAGCCCTTCGATGTCGGCGATCGGCACGTCTTTGTTCAGCTTGATGGTCAGCGCCTGGCTGTGGCAGCGCATGGCGCCGATGCGTACGCAGATGCCATCGACCGGGATCGGGCTCTTGAAGCGACCGAGGATCTTGTTGGTCTCGGCCTGGGCCTTCCACTCTTCGCGGCTCTGACCGTTCGGCAGTTCCTTGTCGATCCACGGAATCAGGCTGCCGGCAAGCGGTACGCCGAAGTTTTCGGTCGGGTACGCGTCGCTGCGCATGGCTTCGGCGACACGGCGGTCGATGTCGAGGATGGCGCTGGCCGGGTCGGCCAGTTGATCGGCGACAGCGGCGTGGGTCGCGCCCATTTGCTTGATCAGTTCACGCATGTTCTGCGCGCCGGCACCGGAGGCCGCCTGATAAGTCATGGCGCTCATCCACTCGACCAGACCGGCTTCAAACAGACCGCCCAGGCCCATCAACATCAGGCTGACGGTGCAGTTGCCGCCGATGTAGTTCTTGGTGCCCGCGTCGAGCTGCTGGTCGATGACCTTGCGGTTCACCGGGTCCAGCACGATCACCGCGTCATCCTGCATGCGCAGGCTGGAAGCGGCGTCGATCCAGTAACCCTGCCAACCGGCTTCGCGCAATTTCGGGAAGACTTCGCTGGTGTAGTCGCCACCCTGGCAGGTCAGAATCACGTCGAGGGTTTTCAGCTCATCAATGCTGTAAGCGTCCTTGAGCGGAGCAATGTCCTTGCCCACGGACGGGCCTTGGCCACCGACATTGGAAGTGGTGAAAAACACCGGCTCAATAAGATCGAAATCCTGCTCTTCCAGCATCCGCTGCATGAGCACGGAACCGACCATACCGCGCCAACCGATCAGACCTACACGTTTCATCGCAACTACACCTTCTTTAAAAAGTGGGCCGCTGCTTTCAAGAGTGAAAGTGGCAGCGGGCCCGAGAGATTACAGATTCCGCAGCGCGGCGACTACTGCGTCACCCATTTCCTGCGTACCGACTTTAGTGCAACCGGCCGACCAGATGTCGCCCGTGCGCAAGCCCTGATCCAGCACCAGGCTCACGGCTTTCTCGATGGCATCGGCCGCGTCCTGCAGATTGAAGCTGTAACGCAGCATCATCGACACCGACAAAATGGTCGCCAACGGGTTGGCAATGCCCTTGCCGGCGATGTCCGGTGCCGAACCGTGGCAAGGCTCGTACATGCCCTTGTTGTGGGTATCCAGCGACGCTGACGGCAGCATGCCGATGGAACCGGTGAGCATCGATGCCTGGTCGGACAGGATGTCGCCAAACAGGTTGTCGGTGACGATCACGTCGAATTGCTTCGGCGCACGCACCAGCTGCATGGCGGCGTTGTCGACGTACATGTGGCTCAGTTCGACTTCAGGGTAATCCTTGGCCACTTGCTCGACGATTTCACGCCACAGCTGGCTGGACGCCAATACGTTGGCCTTGTCCACCGAGCACAGCTTCTTGCCGCGCACCATGGCCATGTCGAAACCGACGCGGGCGATGCGGCGGATTTCGCTTTCGCTGTACGGCAGCGTGTCGTAGGCCTGGCGCTCACCGTTTTCCAGGGTGCGGGTGCCGCGTGGCGCGCCAAAGTAGATGCCGCCGGTCAGTTCACGGACGATCAGGATGTCCAGGCCCGCCACGATCTCCGGCTTCAGGCTCGAGGCCTCGGCCAGTTGCGGGTAGAGGATCGCCGGGCGCAGGTTGCCGAACAGGCCCAGTTGCGCACGAATTTTCAGCAGGCCGCGCTCAGGGCGGATGTCACGCTCGATGGTGTCCCATTTCGGGCCGCCCACGGCGCCCAGCAGCACCGCGTCGGCGGCGCGGGCACGGTCCAGGGTTTCGTCGGCAAGCGGCACGCCGTGCTTGTCGATGGCGGCGCCGCCGATCACGTCGTGGCTCAGCTCGAAGCCCAGGCTGTACTTGTCATTGGCCAGTTCCAGCACCTTGACCGCTTCGGCCATGATTTCCGGACCAATACCGTCGCCCGGGAGAATCAGAATCTGCTTGCTCATGCTTTCCTCATGTCATCAGTCGGTGCGCCCAGGGGCGCACCCGGAAAAATTCTATCGTCCGGAGCCTATCGCTCTGCAATCAGCACCAGCACATCTGTACTGAACGAACCATCGGCCTCAATTTCAAAATATTCGCGTACTTCATTGCCCATCGACTGCTGCAGCTCGCGGATGGCCGCGCGCATGACTTGCGGCGTGCGCATGCGTTCGACCCAGCTGTTGTACTCCAGCCGCAACCGTTGACGCGTGGTGCTGCGGGTATGCAACCCCGCCTCGCTGACCTGACGCAACCACTCGCCGGCGGAATAATCGCGCACATGGCTGGTGTCGCGCAGTACTTCGACGCTCTGCAGGTAAGTGTCGAACAACGGACTGCCCGGTGACAACACGTCGACGAACGCCGCCACGCCGCCCGGCTTCAGCACCCGGCGCACTTCGCGCAGGGCCAGGCCGAGGTCGCTCCAATGGTGCGCCGAATAACGGCTGAACACGAAGTCAAACTCGCCGTCGGCAAACGGCAGGCGCTCAGCGGCACCGTTGACCGTGGTGACATTGCTCAAACCACGGTCGATGGCGGCTGCGGCGACCACGTCGAGCATCTGTTGGGACAGGTCGTAAGCGACCACTTCTTTCACCAGCGACGCCACGTGAAAACTCACGTGACCGGCGCCGCAACCCAGATCGAGCACCCGTGCATCGCCCTGCCCGGCCAGCTCGGCCTGTAGCAGCGCGAATTCAGTGCCTTGAGCGTGTACGGCGCTGCTCAGGTAGGCCGCGGCCTGTTCACCGAATTGCTTTTGGACTACCTGGCTGTGCTGGGCGGTGCGGGTCATCGGGACTTCCTTTTTTGGGGTGGAGTCTTGTGTTGCCTTCAAGGGCCTCATCGCGAGCAGGCTCGCTCCCACAGGGTTTTGTGAACGCCGCAAATCCAATGTGGGAGCCAGCCTGCTGGCGATGGCGTCATCACGCCTTACGCAAAATCAAGCGTCGCGAAACAACCAAGGCTGGCTCGCACGATGCTTGGCTTCAAACGTCGCAATCGCTTCATGGTCCATCAACGTCAGACCAATATCGTCCAGACCATTGAGCAAGCAGTGCTTGCGG is drawn from Pseudomonas sp. 31-12 and contains these coding sequences:
- a CDS encoding FimV/HubP family polar landmark protein — protein: MVQVRKLVLAIAAASALSSGMAHALGLGELTLKSTLNQPLVAEIELLDVKELTAAEVVPSLASPEDFAKAGVDRQVFLNDLTFTPVLNASGKSILRVTSSKPLSEPMVKFLVQVMWPNGRLLRDYSVLLDPSKFSPQTAEAAAQPAPTQAVTAPVTGATQPTQYTTTARDTLWEIAAKARNGGSVQQTMLAIQALNPDAFIDGNINRLKIGQVLRMPDQAQSTSLPQSKAIAEVAAQNTAWRQGRRYVAKPGTGQQQLDATKRGRADAAPSQAAKDNLSLVSAETGKGRGKGPAGDAKALGNKLAVTQESLDTTRRDNAELKSRMADLQSQLDKLQRLIELKNNQLAKLQAEGAADAPAAAATAPAMSAELAADPAAAPTEVAPAPAAPAPEAAAPEAAPAPVPAESAVEPTPEASDDQKFNELLTNPVLLGLVGGGAVVLLLLLLLLARRRKAQQEAEKHLRMARALEEEKEFSVEQELPESSFEGLEVPPPSVTLAPAPIPTPPPAPAPTPAPAPAPVPDVMTTPIAAPLVSPAAERDDDVLTKAQSHIAAGRLNQAAALLEDGIKQEPQRSDLRLKLMEVYGQQGDRDAFVAQERQLVANGDNFAQVEQLKSRFPAMAIAAAGGLAAAAIAAELDAQYVKDLLLDEPQAPADDLDSAFDLSLDDLEAASPAVVTPEPEAAADLDEFPLDDDLSFESVLKEQTEIKENLDDLSDFDLDMDLGGDTSPAILAEDDFLLDLDEGVKDLPAEPVKPELPQDDLELPADFDLSLADEMDAAPAEPEVKDAFAAELDDVNAELDRLSQSMSEPTFTAEDAMASAADEPDFDFLSGTDEVATKLDLAQAYIDMGDNDGARDILNEVVAEGNAGQKSEAKEMLSHLA
- a CDS encoding aspartate-semialdehyde dehydrogenase, which codes for MSQSFDIAVIGATGTVGETLVQILEERDFPVGNLHLLASSESAGHSVPFRGKNVRVREVDEFDFSKVQLVFFAAGPAVTLSFASRARAAGCSLIDLSGALPADEAPQIVPEANAQVLAGLKKPFQVSSPSPSATTLAVVLAPLLGLLDLQRINLTASLAVSAQGREAVTELARQTAELLNVRPLEPTFFDRQMAFNLLAQVGKPDEQGHTLLEKRLVRELRQVMALPLLKISVTCIQAPVFFGDSFSVTLQSASAVDLAKVNAALEDAPGIELVEAGDYPTAVGDAVGQDVVYVGRVRAGIDDPSELNLWLTSDNVRKGAALNAVQVAELLIKDLL
- the asd gene encoding aspartate-semialdehyde dehydrogenase, with product MKRVGLIGWRGMVGSVLMQRMLEEQDFDLIEPVFFTTSNVGGQGPSVGKDIAPLKDAYSIDELKTLDVILTCQGGDYTSEVFPKLREAGWQGYWIDAASSLRMQDDAVIVLDPVNRKVIDQQLDAGTKNYIGGNCTVSLMLMGLGGLFEAGLVEWMSAMTYQAASGAGAQNMRELIKQMGATHAAVADQLADPASAILDIDRRVAEAMRSDAYPTENFGVPLAGSLIPWIDKELPNGQSREEWKAQAETNKILGRFKSPIPVDGICVRIGAMRCHSQALTIKLNKDVPIADIEGLISQHNPWVKLVPNNREASIQELSPTKVTGTLNVPVGRLRKLNMGTQYVGAFTVGDQLLWGAAEPLRRMLRILLER
- the leuB gene encoding 3-isopropylmalate dehydrogenase, producing the protein MSKQILILPGDGIGPEIMAEAVKVLELANDKYSLGFELSHDVIGGAAIDKHGVPLADETLDRARAADAVLLGAVGGPKWDTIERDIRPERGLLKIRAQLGLFGNLRPAILYPQLAEASSLKPEIVAGLDILIVRELTGGIYFGAPRGTRTLENGERQAYDTLPYSESEIRRIARVGFDMAMVRGKKLCSVDKANVLASSQLWREIVEQVAKDYPEVELSHMYVDNAAMQLVRAPKQFDVIVTDNLFGDILSDQASMLTGSIGMLPSASLDTHNKGMYEPCHGSAPDIAGKGIANPLATILSVSMMLRYSFNLQDAADAIEKAVSLVLDQGLRTGDIWSAGCTKVGTQEMGDAVVAALRNL
- a CDS encoding class I SAM-dependent methyltransferase, with amino-acid sequence MTRTAQHSQVVQKQFGEQAAAYLSSAVHAQGTEFALLQAELAGQGDARVLDLGCGAGHVSFHVASLVKEVVAYDLSQQMLDVVAAAAIDRGLSNVTTVNGAAERLPFADGEFDFVFSRYSAHHWSDLGLALREVRRVLKPGGVAAFVDVLSPGSPLFDTYLQSVEVLRDTSHVRDYSAGEWLRQVSEAGLHTRSTTRQRLRLEYNSWVERMRTPQVMRAAIRELQQSMGNEVREYFEIEADGSFSTDVLVLIAER